In Psychrilyobacter piezotolerans, the genomic stretch CTCTAAATCTTGTTCAATGTATTTTTTGATTCCATCAGCTTTTGGATAGATTGTTCCGTAGTTCATTATACCTTTAGGATCAAAAACGTCTTTCAGCTTCTCTAACATGTAAAAGGCCGATAAATGTTCATCCTTAGCCCATTGAGAACGGTATTTTCCTATTCCGTGGTGGTGACACATAGAACCACCTAATTTAAGAGTTTCTTCGATGACTATCTGATGGAGAGGATGGTGATAAATCTTCATCTCATCTTCTGGAGCACAGTTTATATTGTAGTTATATACAAAGTATAGATTAGTTCCATTTATGTAGCTGTGAGATGAATGTCCTCCTAGCATAGTAAGATCATGAACTCTGTCAAACTCATTTTTTACTCTTTCCATAACATTGTAGTAGATCTTAGGGATAGTTTCCCAGTCTGCTGAGATCTCTGTGGTAAATCCATCATGAGAGTCGTTTTCCTTCATCCCCTCAAACTCGTCGTCGATATCCTGCTGACTCCAGTTAAGATGGTTAAACCAGTCCTCGATTAGAGAGGAATCTACTTTTTTAATAATCCCATCTTTGAACTTATCTACAGCTTCCTCTATGGCTTCACAAGTTGCATCTACTATACCTTTTGGACCCTCTGCCATAAGTATTACTACACACTTTCCTTCATAGAAGTGATAGAAATGCTGTTTCGCATCCTCTTCCGAATAAGCACGTGCAACTGATGGCCTGAACCCGTTAACCATTACTTCTCGTAGTATTTTTAAACCAGTATCTATATCTTCTGTTAAATATCCGTAGAACTTATTATTTTCAGGGTAGTATTTAAAGATTTTAACAGTTACTTCTGTTATATAGCATAGAGTCCCTTCATTACCTATAACTATGTGTCTGATATCTGGTCCTCCAGCACGACGGGATACATTTTTAATTCTTGAAACATGACCATCAGGGAATACACATTCTAATCCTACAACCATGTCTTCTATAGCACCATAAAGGGTAGAAAATTGACCGATACTTCTAGTTGCCACAAGACCACCTAGCTGTGCTACAGGCTTAGACTGTGGGGAATGACCAGTTGTATAACCTAATTTTCTTAACTCATCCTCTAAATCCTGAAGCCTTGTTCCACACTGTACAGTAGCCTGCATGTTGTATGTATCTAGCTTTATAATTTTATTCATTCTAGAACCATCAATAACTAAAGTGTGCTCCTTCCAGTTTTCAAGACCACCCTCTGTTGCAGTCTTACCACCTCTTGGGATCACGTTTACATCGTTATTGTTACAGTATTTAAGTAGTTTCTCTACATCATCTGTGCAATTTGGATATACTATAGCTACAGGAACTGGAACATTCAAGACCTTTTTCGCTTTAGCATACTTTTTATATCTGTCTGCCGCTGCATCGTATAGCTCCTCTGCATTTGTTACAATTTGGTTAACACCAACTAATGTTTCTAAATCCTTTAATATTAATTCTTTTTTATTCAAAATAACCTCCAATTTTTCTTTTTATAATAAACTTTATCTTACTAGATATCCACCATCTACATTAACTGTAGTTCCATTTACATAATTAGATGCGTCTGATGCTAAAAATACAGCTGTTCCCATCAAGTCTCTTAAGTTGCCCCATCTATTTGCTGGAATATGACTTAAGATCCTATTATTTGCTGCTTCATTTGCTCTTGTTTCAGCTGTTAACTCAGTAGCAAAATACCCAGGTGCAATCGCAGTAACCTGAACGTTAAATTGTGCAAGTTCATCACAATATGCTTTTGTGAACCCTGCGATTCCATGTTTTGAAGCTGCATAAGCAGGACTCCATTGCCCTCCTAAATAAGCGAATAAAGATGCGGTATTTATAATTTTCCCACTCTTTTGAGGTATCATATATCTTGCTGCTTCATGGGACATATCAAAGGCTGCAGTCAGATTAAGTGAAATCATCTTGTCCCACTGTTTTCTTGTGTATTTAAGAACATCAGGTTCATTTATACACATACCAGCATTATTCATAAGAATATCAATACAACCAAATACTTCTACACATTTTTCAACGACTTCCTTACAAGCTCCATCTTCTGTTATATCTTTGATCATAAGGTGATATTTTACACCTTCTGCTTCAATAAGCTTTTTAGTTTCTCCACCATCATCCATAACACTTGCGACAAAAATATTAGCACCAGCCTTAGCTAAAGCTAAAGTAAAAGCTTGACCTAATCCTGTATTACCACCTGTTATCAGAGCATTTTTACCCTTTAAAGAGAAAAAATCCATTGAAAATTTTTGAATGTCATTAATGTTGTTCATTTATTACCTCCATTTTTATTATATGTTTTATCCTAGTAATAGATATACCATCTGTTTTTTTTTTAGTCAATACTTTTTTGGAAATTTTTATGCTTTTGTTATATAAAACACATTAAAATGGAAAACTTTCCATTGGTTAGTGGTGTGTTTTATGTTGGTATTAGATATATCACCTGTTTTTTTTTTTAGTCAATACTTTTTTTGGAAAACTTTATATTTTCAATACATTAATTGTATTAAAGCGGAAAACTTTCTTTGACTTTATAAAATAAATATTGTAATATCTTTAATATTACTAGCAAAAACAAACTATATATGAAGGTGATTTTATGATAGGCATTAACCACACTAAATTGAATAATCTTGAAAAGAGTATAATAGAAGCTATCAATAATTCAGATAAAATATCTGGTAAATTAAAAATTTATGAAGCTGCTGAAATTGCAAAGGTCTCTACATCTAAAATATCCAAACTTTCTAAAAAATTAGGGTTTGAGAATTATAAGCAGTTTATTAAATATCTTTCCAAAGAGTCCCCTTTACCACAGAAAAAAGAAAGTAATCTTGAAGAAAAAAGAATAATCGATTTTTTACAAAATTTTGATATAAATATTATAGATGACCTTATTAAAACTATAGAAAAATACCAGAATATAATATTAGTTGGATATGGTCCTTCTCTTTTGGCAGCAGAGTATTTTGCATATAAGTTGAAATTAGTTGTTAAAAAAAATATTATAACATCTAGCGAAGAAATGGTGATTGAAAAACTCTTCAATGAAAACACCGTATTAATTTTATTTTCTGTAAGTGGGAAATTTAAGGATACCTCTCATTTATTAAATAAACTTACCGGTAGAGGAGGTCATATAATTCAAATATTAGACGAATATAATACCAATATTGAAATGGATAGATTTTCACAGGTAATCTATTTGACACAGTCATTCCAAGATGAAAAACTATTACATTATGAAAAATCAAGAAGTATATTCTTTATTTTTTTTGAAAAATTTTTCCATAGAATGAGAGAGAATATCAAACTCTAATCTGAATAATAGCAAATGTATCTACTAATAGTCATATCCTCTACTATATAGATTTTTAACTGGATAGGTAGAGGGTATAACTATTAATTTTTTTTTATGAAATAATTTTACATCACTCTATTTAAAATCAATTTTAAAATTTTGATTTTTGGAAAAGCATAGTTTAATTTTATTCGTATTTTTTTTTAGAACGTTGAGATCAAATATAGTTAGATTTTAAGTAGAGGAATTAAAAATAGGAGGGATATTATGTTTAAACAAATTAGGCCTATTGCTTTCTGGCCTGCTTTTATACTTTTAGTAAGTGCTTTAGCACTCAATTGGGTTTTTCCAGATATATTTATCAACAATGTTACAGTAGCAAGTGATTGGATGCTTAAAAATTTTGGCTGGGCATTTAGTTTAACTGGATTTTTAGTTATCATTGCTGTCATCAGTATGTATTTTTCAAAACTAGGTGAAATAAAAATAGGAGGAAGTGATGCAAAACCACTGATGTCCAATTTTAACTGGTTTGCGATTACTTTATGCACAACCCTTGCAGCTGGTATAGTATTTTGGGGAACTGCTGAACCAATTTATCACTTGGCTTATCCTCCCGAAACTTTAGGAATACAACCGCTCTCTCCAGAAGCTGCAAAATTTGCTATGGAAACAATGTTTTTACACTGGACTTTTACTCCGTATGCGATATATGCATTACCTACCGTTTTATTTGCAATTTCTTTTTATAACTTGAAAAAGCCTTTTAGTATAGGTTCACAAATTTCTCCAATCACAGAAAAAATAGAGAGTGATAAATTTTATCAGATAATCGATGCAGTTTGTTTATTCTGTCTAAGTGCTGGTGCTGCTGCTGCTTTTGGAACTTCTACTTTAAATATCGGAGGTGCTCTTAATTCTATAACAGGAATTCAAAGTACTCCAGGGTTATGGCTTTTAATTTCAATTACGCTTGCTAGTGTTTTTATATTTTCGGCTTGCACAGGAGTAATGAAAGGAATCAAAATACTTTCAAGCTTAAATATGAAAGTATATTATTTAATAGTTATATTTGTATTTTTTGTCGGACCTACAGCATATTGTTTAAACCTAGGAACTGAAGCTTTTGGTGGCTATTTATCGGGATTCTTTAGTAAAAATTTATACACAGGAGGAGCTGCAAATGAGATGTGGCCAAAATCGTGGACTATGTTTTATTGGGCAGTGTGGATGGCTTGGGCTCCTGTTACCGCATGTTTTCTAGGAAGAATATCCTACGGTAGAACGGTAAGAGAAATTTTAAATGTGAACTTTATTTTCCCATCTATATTTGGTGCTCTATGGATGGTTATATTTAGTGGAACCGCTATAAATTATCAGTTAACAGGAAAGGTAAATCTTGTTAAAATTTTGAATGAAATAGGACCAGAAGCTGTAGGATATGCAATCCTTAGAGAAATGCCATTTTCTAATATAATCATTCCTTTTTTCTTCGTTATTGTGGTTATAACCGCTATTACAGCTTTTGACTCTACTACAAACGCTATGAGTGCTCTTTCAATAAAAAACATTTCTATAGAAAATCAGGAAGCTCCTACATCATCTAAAGTCGTTTGGGGAATAATAGTTAGTGCTATTGCTTTTATTATGATCAGTAAAACTGGTATTAACGGAATAAAAACTCTTTCTAATCTAGGAGGATTTCCTGCTATCGTAATAGAATTCTTAGCTTGTACTTGTGTTTTTAAGATGATAAAGAATCCAAAAAAATATGAGTACCAAGAAAAAGTAACTCAACAATCGTTTCAAGAGGAAAGGGTTGATGAAGTATCTAAAAGCTCTGAGGTATACCAATCTTAAGAAGGTTAATAATATTATTTTATATATCGGCTATTACAAATAACAAT encodes the following:
- a CDS encoding BCCT family transporter, which codes for MFKQIRPIAFWPAFILLVSALALNWVFPDIFINNVTVASDWMLKNFGWAFSLTGFLVIIAVISMYFSKLGEIKIGGSDAKPLMSNFNWFAITLCTTLAAGIVFWGTAEPIYHLAYPPETLGIQPLSPEAAKFAMETMFLHWTFTPYAIYALPTVLFAISFYNLKKPFSIGSQISPITEKIESDKFYQIIDAVCLFCLSAGAAAAFGTSTLNIGGALNSITGIQSTPGLWLLISITLASVFIFSACTGVMKGIKILSSLNMKVYYLIVIFVFFVGPTAYCLNLGTEAFGGYLSGFFSKNLYTGGAANEMWPKSWTMFYWAVWMAWAPVTACFLGRISYGRTVREILNVNFIFPSIFGALWMVIFSGTAINYQLTGKVNLVKILNEIGPEAVGYAILREMPFSNIIIPFFFVIVVITAITAFDSTTNAMSALSIKNISIENQEAPTSSKVVWGIIVSAIAFIMISKTGINGIKTLSNLGGFPAIVIEFLACTCVFKMIKNPKKYEYQEKVTQQSFQEERVDEVSKSSEVYQS
- a CDS encoding FAD-binding oxidoreductase, which gives rise to MEVILNKKELILKDLETLVGVNQIVTNAEELYDAAADRYKKYAKAKKVLNVPVPVAIVYPNCTDDVEKLLKYCNNNDVNVIPRGGKTATEGGLENWKEHTLVIDGSRMNKIIKLDTYNMQATVQCGTRLQDLEDELRKLGYTTGHSPQSKPVAQLGGLVATRSIGQFSTLYGAIEDMVVGLECVFPDGHVSRIKNVSRRAGGPDIRHIVIGNEGTLCYITEVTVKIFKYYPENNKFYGYLTEDIDTGLKILREVMVNGFRPSVARAYSEEDAKQHFYHFYEGKCVVILMAEGPKGIVDATCEAIEEAVDKFKDGIIKKVDSSLIEDWFNHLNWSQQDIDDEFEGMKENDSHDGFTTEISADWETIPKIYYNVMERVKNEFDRVHDLTMLGGHSSHSYINGTNLYFVYNYNINCAPEDEMKIYHHPLHQIVIEETLKLGGSMCHHHGIGKYRSQWAKDEHLSAFYMLEKLKDVFDPKGIMNYGTIYPKADGIKKYIEQDLEK
- a CDS encoding MurR/RpiR family transcriptional regulator — translated: MIGINHTKLNNLEKSIIEAINNSDKISGKLKIYEAAEIAKVSTSKISKLSKKLGFENYKQFIKYLSKESPLPQKKESNLEEKRIIDFLQNFDINIIDDLIKTIEKYQNIILVGYGPSLLAAEYFAYKLKLVVKKNIITSSEEMVIEKLFNENTVLILFSVSGKFKDTSHLLNKLTGRGGHIIQILDEYNTNIEMDRFSQVIYLTQSFQDEKLLHYEKSRSIFFIFFEKFFHRMRENIKL
- a CDS encoding SDR family oxidoreductase, producing the protein MDFFSLKGKNALITGGNTGLGQAFTLALAKAGANIFVASVMDDGGETKKLIEAEGVKYHLMIKDITEDGACKEVVEKCVEVFGCIDILMNNAGMCINEPDVLKYTRKQWDKMISLNLTAAFDMSHEAARYMIPQKSGKIINTASLFAYLGGQWSPAYAASKHGIAGFTKAYCDELAQFNVQVTAIAPGYFATELTAETRANEAANNRILSHIPANRWGNLRDLMGTAVFLASDASNYVNGTTVNVDGGYLVR